A region of Ornithodoros turicata isolate Travis chromosome 5, ASM3712646v1, whole genome shotgun sequence DNA encodes the following proteins:
- the LOC135394209 gene encoding alpha-tocopherol transfer protein-like, with the protein MAAFKIQEVTSEDMNESPSKQEAAIRELRQMLQGEKQLYSRTDAPFLLRFLRARKLDVDRAFQLIKNYYNCRRTYKEVYDQLLPSQVKKNLVYNYQSLLPHRDHRGRAVLLVKSGAWDPGDYSPDEMFKTNTMCMEQAILDPDTQINGVVMINDLKGLGLHHVRHCPPSHFIKVIHLAQDGFPAKFKALHIVNEPFFMRAFMAVLMPFMKEKFRKRIFFHGNDMTSLHQHISPDALPREYGGTQDELDNKDLVRILQQNEQLFKRDAEYGYKEK; encoded by the exons ATGGCCGCGTTCAAGATCCAGGAAGTGACATCAGAGGATATGAATGAAAGCCCCTCGAAGCAAGAAGCCGCCATCAGGGAACTGCGTCAAATGCTACAAG GTGAAAAGCAGCTGTACAGCCGCACGGATGCTCCGTTTCTGCTTAGGTTTCTCAGGGCGCGGAAGTTGGACGTCGACAGAGCCTTCCAACTGATAAAAAACTATTACAACTGCCGTCGCACGTATAAGGAAGTGTACGACCAACTGCTGCCTTCTCAAGTTAAGAAGAATCTCGTGTACAACTACCAGAGCTTATTACCTCATCGCGACCATCGAGGCAGGGCGGTCCTCCTCGTAAAATCTG GGGCCTGGGATCCCGGTGATTACAGCCCGGACGAAATGTTCAAAACGAATACGATGTGCATGGAACAAGCAATCTTGGATCCTGACACTCAAATCAACGGAGTCGTCATGATCAACGACCTCAAAGGCTTGGGTTTGCATCACGTGCGACATTGCCCACCGTCTCATTTCATCAAAGTCATTCATCTAGCGCAG GATGGATTTCCTGCCAAATTTAAAGCACTGCACATCGTGAACGAGCCTTTCTTCATGCGAGCTTTCATGGCCGTCCTCATGCCCTTCATGAAAGAAAAGTTTCGTAAACGG ATCTTCTTTCATGGCAACGATATGACAAGTCTACACCAGCACATCTCGCCCGATGCCTTGCCTCGAGAGTATGGTGGAACGCAGGATGAACTGGACAACAAGGATTTGGTCAGGATTTTACAACAGAATGAACAACTGTTCAAGAGAGATGCGGAATACGGTTACAAAGAAAAGTGA